A part of Acidobacteriota bacterium genomic DNA contains:
- a CDS encoding SEC-C domain-containing protein — EKVKIERENQTLATITFQNYFRKYDKLSGMTGTAETEAEEFAKIYKLDVIVVPSHRPLRRKEEPDSVYRTEKEKYEAILADIVDRQQSGRPALVGTVSIEKSEKLSSMLKRRGVKHVVLNAKYHAQEAEIVAQAGRRSAVTIATNMAGRGTDILLGGNPEFMARQRTLADQLAERLPKGQERFVDDEEFVYFHHLDSFYRVSREAYERLYAESKQQTDAEHEDVVALGGLHIIGTERHEARRIDNQLRGRAGRQGDPGSSRFYLSLEDDLMRIFGSDRIAGLMQRLGMEEGVPIEHGMVTKAIERAQRQVEAQNFGTRKHLLEYDDVMNKQRENVYTLRRELLVGQIKLDEEADVLDTRAYLMTLAEEQIQQVVETFAAKEQEPQEWDLGALVRGVSELLGIEPDEIEALGLEKQTPEEMVDAIYDLAVRNYEAKEHLLPDPALLRRVERDIMLQIVDAQWKDHLYSLDHLKEGIGLRGYGQRDPLVEYKRESFELFQAMKERIDEEMVRYLWRLRPVIEGPADAAGAPLLAPPTRPAPKRPAPVTLSGAGAAAPASAFPPAAARAQPPPRPARTGGDDAPVATVRRDEPKIGRNDPCYCGSGKKYKKCHGA; from the coding sequence GAGAAGGTCAAGATCGAGCGCGAGAACCAGACGCTCGCGACCATCACGTTCCAGAACTACTTCCGCAAGTACGACAAGCTCTCCGGGATGACCGGCACGGCCGAAACCGAGGCCGAGGAGTTCGCGAAGATCTACAAGCTCGACGTGATCGTCGTGCCGTCGCACCGGCCGCTCCGCCGCAAGGAGGAGCCCGACAGCGTCTACCGCACCGAGAAGGAGAAGTACGAGGCGATCCTCGCCGACATCGTCGACAGACAGCAGTCCGGCCGGCCGGCGCTCGTCGGCACCGTCTCGATCGAGAAGTCCGAGAAGCTGAGCAGCATGCTGAAGCGGCGCGGCGTCAAGCACGTCGTGCTCAACGCGAAATACCACGCGCAGGAGGCCGAGATCGTGGCGCAGGCCGGCCGCCGGAGCGCCGTGACGATCGCCACCAACATGGCCGGCCGCGGCACCGACATCCTGCTCGGCGGCAATCCCGAGTTCATGGCGAGGCAGCGCACGCTGGCCGACCAGTTGGCCGAGCGGCTGCCGAAAGGACAGGAGCGGTTCGTCGACGACGAGGAGTTCGTCTACTTCCATCACCTCGACAGCTTCTACCGGGTCTCGCGGGAGGCGTACGAGCGCCTCTACGCCGAGTCCAAGCAGCAGACCGACGCCGAGCACGAGGACGTGGTCGCGCTGGGCGGCCTGCACATCATCGGCACCGAGCGGCACGAAGCGCGCCGCATCGACAACCAGCTCCGCGGCCGCGCCGGACGCCAGGGCGATCCCGGATCGTCGCGCTTCTACCTGTCGCTCGAAGACGACCTCATGCGGATCTTCGGCTCGGACCGGATCGCCGGGCTGATGCAGCGCCTCGGGATGGAAGAGGGCGTGCCGATCGAGCACGGGATGGTCACGAAGGCGATCGAGCGGGCGCAGCGGCAGGTCGAGGCGCAGAACTTCGGTACGCGCAAGCACCTGCTCGAGTACGACGACGTGATGAACAAGCAGCGGGAGAACGTCTACACGCTGCGCCGGGAACTGCTCGTCGGCCAGATCAAGCTCGACGAGGAAGCCGACGTCCTCGACACGCGCGCGTACCTGATGACGCTCGCCGAAGAGCAGATTCAGCAGGTCGTCGAGACCTTCGCCGCGAAGGAACAGGAGCCGCAGGAGTGGGATCTCGGCGCCCTGGTGCGCGGCGTGAGCGAGCTGCTGGGGATCGAGCCCGATGAGATCGAGGCGCTCGGCCTCGAGAAGCAGACGCCCGAGGAGATGGTCGACGCGATTTACGACCTGGCGGTTCGCAACTACGAGGCGAAAGAGCACCTCCTGCCGGATCCGGCGCTCCTGCGTCGCGTCGAGCGGGACATCATGCTGCAGATCGTCGACGCGCAGTGGAAGGACCACCTCTACAGCCTCGATCACCTCAAGGAAGGGATCGGCCTGCGCGGCTACGGCCAGCGCGACCCGCTCGTCGAGTACAAGCGAGAGAGCTTCGAGCTGTTCCAGGCGATGAAGGAACGGATCGACGAGGAGATGGTCCGGTACTTGTGGCGGCTTCGCCCCGTCATCGAAGGCCCGGCCGATGCCGCGGGCGCGCCCTTGCTGGCGCCGCCGACGCGCCCGGCCCCCAAGCGCCCGGCTCCGGTGACGCTGAGCGGCGCGGGCGCAGCCGCGCCGGCGTCAGCCTTTCCCCCCGCCGCCGCACGCGCCCAGCCGCCGCCGCGTCCGGCCCGCACCGGCGGCGACGATGCGCCGGTC